From a single Sporosarcina oncorhynchi genomic region:
- a CDS encoding IS110 family transposase: MEVIIERACGMDVHKDSITACIMTPKGKEIQTFSTKTVFLIQLIDWIKEHGCTHVAMESTGVFWKPIVNLLEAENIEFLVVNAQHMKAVPGRKTDVKDAEWIAKLLRHGLLKASFIPDRNQRELRELVRYRRSIIEERARQHNRIQKVLEGANIKLGSVVSDIMGVSARDMLNAIADGVDDPEKLADFARRSMKKKKDELELALRGYISSHQRLMIKTILTHIDFLTEQVEILNQEIANRLSSHQADIERLDSIPGVATRMAEQILAEIGTDVGNQFPSSSHLCSWAGLVPGHNESAGKRKSSTMKKGNKYLKSALIEAAHSLRGSKTYLGAMYRRTAARKGKKRAGISVAHAILRIAYYLLTRKEMYVDLGEDYFDKQKQQSIVRYSVRRLENLGYSVTITEPEAS; this comes from the coding sequence ATGGAAGTAATCATTGAACGCGCATGTGGGATGGACGTTCACAAGGATTCCATTACCGCATGTATCATGACTCCAAAAGGAAAGGAGATTCAAACGTTTTCCACTAAAACTGTATTTCTAATACAGTTAATCGACTGGATCAAGGAGCATGGGTGTACCCACGTAGCAATGGAGAGTACAGGTGTATTTTGGAAGCCGATCGTTAACTTACTTGAAGCAGAGAATATCGAGTTTTTAGTAGTCAATGCTCAACATATGAAAGCAGTACCCGGTCGCAAGACCGATGTGAAGGATGCTGAATGGATAGCCAAACTTCTTCGACATGGTCTGCTTAAAGCAAGTTTCATCCCCGACCGAAATCAGCGAGAACTACGAGAGTTAGTCCGATACCGTAGAAGTATCATTGAAGAGCGCGCAAGACAACATAATCGGATTCAAAAAGTACTAGAAGGAGCGAATATCAAGCTAGGCTCCGTTGTCTCCGATATTATGGGCGTTTCGGCTCGTGACATGCTTAATGCCATCGCAGATGGCGTAGACGATCCGGAAAAACTTGCGGACTTCGCTCGTCGTTCAATGAAAAAGAAAAAAGATGAACTAGAACTTGCCCTTCGCGGATATATTAGTTCACATCAACGCCTCATGATAAAAACCATTCTCACTCATATCGACTTTCTAACTGAACAGGTTGAGATTCTAAATCAAGAGATAGCTAATCGACTATCCTCTCACCAAGCAGATATTGAACGTTTGGATTCCATTCCTGGCGTTGCGACTCGTATGGCTGAACAAATCCTCGCTGAAATAGGAACCGATGTTGGGAATCAATTCCCTAGCTCTTCCCATTTATGTTCCTGGGCAGGATTAGTACCCGGCCATAACGAAAGTGCTGGCAAAAGGAAATCGTCAACTATGAAAAAAGGAAACAAATATCTAAAGTCAGCTTTGATAGAAGCCGCTCACTCATTAAGAGGTTCAAAAACTTATCTCGGAGCGATGTATAGACGTACAGCAGCACGGAAAGGTAAAAAACGTGCTGGTATCTCAGTCGCCCACGCCATTTTGAGGATTGCCTATTATCTTTTAACACGAAAAGAAATGTACGTAGACTTGGGTGAGGATTACTTCGATAAACAAAAACAGCAATCCATTGTACGGTATTCTGTTCGAAGGCTCGAAAACTTAGGTTACAGCGTTACAATCAC
- a CDS encoding class I SAM-dependent methyltransferase has product MTVDIFESNLEKYADPQKYDELYNNYKEDLHFIMECAEKLTTPIIELACGTGRVTIPMAEHGFSMYGVDIHEGMLDLAKQKADLANVNIHFSKQDCTQLDLPIKASLIVMVGNSFQHFLTNESQSDLLNSVRSHLLPNGEFIFDTRNPILKDLAFVDEVEETYTNHNDQVVTEINREEYNHETQILQCTTVQKVTVNHVRTTYKDSISLRYTYPMEMRRLLSEHHFELVSMYGSWKKEPFTKESESMIIRCRLL; this is encoded by the coding sequence ATGACAGTTGATATTTTTGAGAGTAATTTAGAAAAGTACGCAGATCCACAGAAATATGATGAATTATATAATAACTATAAGGAAGATCTGCATTTCATCATGGAATGTGCAGAAAAGTTAACTACGCCAATAATTGAATTAGCATGCGGGACAGGAAGAGTAACGATTCCGATGGCTGAGCACGGTTTCTCGATGTACGGAGTGGATATTCATGAAGGAATGCTCGATTTGGCCAAACAAAAAGCAGATTTGGCAAACGTTAATATCCACTTCTCAAAACAAGACTGTACTCAACTAGACTTGCCGATTAAAGCCTCATTAATCGTTATGGTCGGTAATTCATTTCAACACTTTTTGACGAATGAGAGTCAGAGTGATTTGTTGAATTCAGTTCGCTCACACTTGCTACCAAATGGTGAATTTATCTTTGATACTCGGAATCCGATTTTAAAGGATTTAGCTTTCGTTGATGAAGTAGAGGAAACGTATACTAATCATAACGATCAAGTGGTGACTGAGATAAACCGCGAGGAATATAACCACGAAACACAAATTTTACAGTGTACCACAGTCCAAAAAGTCACTGTTAATCATGTACGTACTACTTACAAAGATTCAATTTCCTTGCGTTATACATACCCGATGGAGATGCGAAGGCTTCTGTCAGAACATCATTTTGAACTGGTTTCCATGTATGGTTCTTGGAAAAAGGAGCCTTTTACCAAAGAGAGTGAATCCATGATTATTCGTTGCCGTCTTTTGTAA